The DNA segment GTTAAATTTGAAGAAATTTTAATCGCTCTTGCCGCGCTTGAGGCGCCTTGCTCGCTTGAAGCGATCGCGCCGCTTGCGGACCTAAATAACGAATTTTACCGCGAGCTGGCGGACGACTACGCGCAAGAGGATGAAGCGCGCGAGGAGCCCGAATATAAATATTTCAGCGTTTTCATCGAGGATCTGGGCGCAGACCCAGTAAAAACGCTCGTGTTTTTAAAGAAAATTTTTGAGAGCGAGAGCTTTGCTAGGGTGAAAGAGAGGGCACAAAATCTGCCGCTTTGCCTCTTTAGCGGCACGCAGGAGCTTGCCGGGGCGCTGGAAGACAAACTCGCCTCACTCGGGGGTTAAATTTTACGCGCAAGAGATCTCTTTTAGTGAATTTATCGCGCGCCGTAGTTAAATTTAGCCGAATTTCGCTATCATACATCGCATTTTTTAAGAGGATAAACATGAAAAAATCACTGCTTTTGCTTGCGCTTTGCGCTTTTGCCGGACAGCTCGCTGCTGCTGATATGCCCGCGGTTTGCGAGGAGTACGAAAAGGGCGTTCGCGACTTTATAAAAGAATGGCGGTCGCAAGCTAAAGCTACGGGGAATACGGGCATCAAGCTCGAAATAGATGGCGCCGAAAAAGACTTCGACGTAAGACTAAAGGATATAAAAAATAAGACCAAAGACAAGCAGGAGGCCGCCTGCAAACAGTCCATAGAGTCGCTGGAAGAGACAAAAATGCTGATGAAGAAAATGGGTTATATGAAATAAAATTTGGATAAAATAATGCACCATAATTTGAAAGGATAAACATGAAAAAATCACTGCTTTTGCTTGCGCTTTGCGCTTTTGCCGGACAGCTCGCTGCTGCTGATATGCCCGCGGCTTGCGAGGAGTACAAAAAAGTTTCTTATGCTTTCATCGATACGATGGAAAAACAAGCCAAAGCTCAGGGCGAAAAGGACTTTGACGCCGCCGCAACGAGAAAAGAGTTTGAGGCCGAATACGCAGACATAAAAAAGCTCGGCAAAAAGGAGCAAGAGGCTAAGTGCAATCAAGGCATAGCCGAGGTAAAAGAGCTTGAAAATATGCTAAAAACGATTGGAGTGATAAATCAAATTTAAATAGCTCCGGTTCATAATCTAAACCGAGCTAGCACGTTAAATTTGGCAACCCGGCCCAAAGTGGCGGCAGTTTAGCCGCCCTTTGTAAAATCCGCGTTTAAAAGTCAAATTTAAGCGTGGATTTTTAAATTTACTCTTAAATTTTACCAAACCATCACTCCGCTACGCAAATCTCAGCGCGAAGTATGGCTTTTATCGTGTAAAAGCCCACTATCCCGATAAAAACGCACAAGATAGCAAATCCCGCACTGCCCGCAAGTAAGAAAAACTTAAGCCCGCTAAGCTCGTAAGCCCGCAAAAGTGCGATACTGGCCGCTGCGGTCGGGAAGGTAAACGCCCACCACGAAAGGAAAAATTTGAGCCTCAAAAAGCTTTTAAACATAAAAAGTATGAGAAGCGCGAAAAATAGCGTAACATAGAGCATGATTTTCGCCGGCGCGTCGAAGTTGGCGGTGAGCTTCGTATAGTCCAAAAACGCCATCGCAGGCGGTGCGATCACGATAAAGAGCGTCGGGATAAATTTCTGGGGCATCTGGTCGTGAAAGATGATGCGATAAAATAAAACGGCAAAAAGTACGGGCCAAAAGAATATGCCTACCCCGAAGTAATACCACGCAAGCTCGCTACCCGCAGGTGCTGCAAGCGGTACTAAGAGGTTGCCGACGATGGGGATGAACCACGCGGGGTTGGAGTGCGAGATTAGGATATTGTTCTTGATCCAAAAAGAGACCACGTATAAAGAAATAATCCCCTGAAAGACGATGCCTACGTAAAAAAGCACGCCGTATACGGGCGTAAAATCCTTCCAAAGCGCGGCGATAAGCAGCGTCGAAACCGAAAAAGTCGCGAAAAAATTTACCCGCACGGGGTGAGAAAACTCCGCTGTGAAAGCTTGCGGGTATCTAATGATCTTTGCGGCGTAAAGTGCGCTGATGACGGTATATGCTAGGCTCGCCGTCCACCGCAAAACCTCAAAAATCCAACCAGAAATCCCAAAGATCAAATTTAGCCGCTCATACGCTAGCGCTAGTCCGCCAAGCCCCATAACTACGGTATAAAACATTATCGGGAAGTTTTGTAGCCAGCTATTTTTCGGTGCTTTTTCGTCCTGTGTTTTCATCTTTTTCCTTATTATTTTTTGGGGATTTTAGCCAAATTTTAGTGCGCATTCGGTGATGAGGTTACAGAGAAATTCAGGGCGGCGGATGGTCCAGAAAAGAAAGGTTTCAAAAAGAGCGCTGCTGTATGAGCAGGCGGAGAGTCGGACGTAAAAACTCAAAGCAACGATGCGGAGCGCAAGAAAAGATGGGCGCTATAAAAAAGAGGCGGATGCGAAGGTTTGTGGTCGGCTAAGCGCATAAGAGCGTAAAGTCGGTATGAGCGACGCGAACAAAATGAGACGCTAACAGACTAAGGGCGAATTTGAGAGACGGATAAAATTTAAAACAAAGAGCGAGAGGACGGATGTAAAAGGCGCCCTAGCCGGGAGCTAAAAAAATAAGTTTGCAAAACGGCGAGCCGGGTTTGAACGGATATAAAAAGCCTGTAGATTAGCTAAATTTTGCGAAAAATAATATAATACACTAAAACGCGGGAGGCCAAGATGCTGCAAAATGAGCTTGAAAACGTGCTAATAGAAAGATTTTTGTCTAAATTTTCACTTAGCGGCGAAGATGAAAGAGCGGTTTTAGAGGGCGCGGTCTTAAAAAGCTTTAAAAAAGACGAGACGATCTATACGAAAGACGGATGTCAGGGCTACGCTATCTTAGCATGCGGGCGTATGCGAGGCTTTGTCAGCACGAGTAATTTTAAAGAAATCACCGTTTTTAGCCTAAGCCGGGGCGATAGCTGCATGCTTTGCGCTTTTTGCTCGTTTGGGGCGCTACAAGTGGAGATAAATTTGCAGATAGAGGAGGATACGCAAATGATCCTCATCCCAAAAAAGCTTTTTAAACGCTTGCGCGAGAGCTATCCGCAGGTGGCAAATCACGCTTTGGAGTTGGTTGCGGGGAGATTTAGCGCCGCGATAAACGTGATGGAGCAAGCGCTTTTTATGCCTTTGGCGCAGCGCATAATAAATTTTTTAGAGCAAAACGGCGCGTGCAGAGGACTAAAGATCACGCACGAACAGATCGCAAACCATCTAGGCTCGGCTAGAGAGGCCGTCTCAAGAGTGTTAAAAGAGATGCAAAAGCAGGGGCGCATCGAGCAAAAACGCGGTGTCGTGACATTAAAGTGACTTTGTTACATATTTAAATTTTAAAACTCGCTATCATTTAGCCGATACTTCTAAAAAGGAACTTTTATGAAAAGCATCGGCAGAAGAGGTGCATTGAAAATTTTAGGTGCGGCGGGGTTAGCAGCGGCGGGAGTCGCGAGCGTAGACAAGCTAAACGCCGGCGAAAACGAAGACATCCGCTCAAATATCCTGATAATCGGCGGAGGCCTAGGCGGTATCAGCCTGGCGGCGAAATTGCGGCGAGATATGCCAAACGCCGCGCTCACGATCCTTGATAAGGACGAATACTTCTACTATCAACCGGGCTTTACGCTTATTGCGGCGGGAGTTTATCTACCGGAGGATATAACTTACGAAAAGGCGAATTTGATCCCCGAAGGCGTAACGTGGATAAAACAAAACGCCGCTTCGATCGAGCCTAGCTCAAATTCCGTCACGCTTGAGGACGGTTCAAATTTGACTTACGACTACCTAGTGATCGCTAGCGGAACGGAGTATGAGTTTGAGAACGTGAAAGGGATTAACGCGGAAGATGTCGGTAACGGTGCGATCACCTCGATCTACACGATCCCCGGCGCCCTTCATATGACTCAGATGATGAAAAAGCTCGGTAAAGAGGGCGGCAAGGCGGTTTTTAGCGATAACAAAACTCCGATGAAGTGCTCGGGCGCGAATAAAAAAGTAACATTGCTTACCGAAGATATGGCGCGAAATTTGGGCGGCAGAGATAAGCTTGACATTGCGATATATTCGGGAGCTCGAACGATATTTTCCTCTCCGATTTATGCTAAAATGATAGAGGGGATGCTAGAGGAGCGAGATGTGAAGTATTTTACATCCCATCAGCTTGTCGAGGTGGATAAAAGCGCGAATATAGCCGTATTTGAACGCTATATGCCATACCGTGAAAACGGCGAGGATAAGCTCGCTAAAGAGTTAGTCGAGGTCAAATTTGATTTTTTACATCTCGTGCCTCGTATGAAAGCCTCTAAAATTTACGCCAATGCGGGACTAAGCGTAGAAAAAGGCGACGTAGCAGGCAACTGGATCAGTCTTACGCGCGAGACGTTGCAACACTCGAAATTTAAAAATATCTTTGCTATCGGCGACGTTTGCGGATTTCCTGCAGGCAAGACGGGAGCTAGCATACGTAAGATGTATCCCGTGCTAGCGCAAAATCTCGCAGACGTCATAAAAGGTCACGAACCGAGTGCGAAATACGGCGGCTACACCGCCTGCCCGCTGCTGACGAAATTCGGCAAAGCGGTGATGGTGGAGTTTAACTGGACGGGTAAGCCCGAACCTACGATAGCGTGCATGGGTGCGACTCGCGAGAGCTATCTAAACTGGGCGATGAAACTATATATGATGAAGCCGATGGTCATGCAAGGCATGATAAGAGGGCTTGCGTAAAGGAGAAAATATGCAAAATATTGGAATTTTAGACAAAACTATCCGCCTTATAATCGCGGCGATTTGGATATATGTATTTGGATTCGTATGTTTGAGCTGGTGGTGGCTAGTCGGGCTCGTGCCGTTACTAACCGCTGTTTACGGCTACTGCCCGCTTTATAAATTTTTCGGCATAAACACGTGCAAAAAATGCAAAACAGAAGAGCGAAGCGATGCAAAGCAAAAGAACTAGAATCGCGAAAGTGCTAATCGGGCTAGCGATAATGATCGCGGGAGTCGCGTTTGGCAACTGGTGGGGACTCGTAGGACTCGTGCCGTTTGCCGTAGGCGTCACGGGTTTTTGCCCCGCTTGCTATTTTTTAAATCGTTGTTCGCTAAAGCGCTAAATTTTGCTTGCGCACGGGCTAGAGCGGCCTGGATTTAGCTTGCTTGATTTTGGGGCTTATTCGGATTTGATTTTGTTTGTTTGTTGCTAGGCTTTATCTTGGTTTAGATATTAAATTTAAGCCAAATCTCGTCGCGGCTGGCGGCCGGCATGAGTTTGATCGTTTGATTTGCGCGTTAAATTCGGGATTAAATTTAATTCATTTAAATTTGCGACCGAATTTAACGAGCTTAAGCCAACTCGTAAATTCGCTCTTAAAACAGGATTAAATTTACGCGTCGTCATCTGTTTCGCGTTGCGAGGATGCCCGCGTCCTCTTAAATTTAGCGAATTTTACAGATTTTGCGCGCCTCTTTTATCTACCTAGATCCGTTTTGCATTGCTATTTTGCGCTCCGTTCCGCAAAAGCGAATTTGACCGTCTCGCATCGTTACTTAAATTTGGTCCGAGCTTGTTTTGCTCTTAAATTTATCGTGACCGACCTTGACGCGCTCGGCATCCTCGTCGTCTCGCGCGCTATCGCCATCGGCTCGCCCGTCTGCGTTACTAAATTTTCCCAATTAGTCGATTTTAATGCATGCCCAGCATTTTTAAGCTAAAATAGGCCAAATTTTTAAAAGGATAAACGTGAACGATTTTAAAAGATTAAACGAGCTAGTAGCTGTAGGCAAAGACGAACTAAACGCGATGTATCGGCAGCTAGATAACCCAAGCGAGGTCGTGCTAAAGATGCTAAAAATCGCCGGTTTTAAAGGGCAAAAGAGTGAAAAAATCGCAGTTTTACGCCGCATAGTCGATCTAAAAACGGAGCCGCTAGAAAACGAGTTAAAAAAGCAGGGGCGCGAGGAGGCCGCGATAGGGCGCATAAAAGACGAAGCTTTTGAGCTCGTGCGC comes from the Campylobacter rectus genome and includes:
- a CDS encoding DUF5339 family protein, with the protein product MKKSLLLLALCAFAGQLAAADMPAVCEEYEKGVRDFIKEWRSQAKATGNTGIKLEIDGAEKDFDVRLKDIKNKTKDKQEAACKQSIESLEETKMLMKKMGYMK
- a CDS encoding DUF5339 domain-containing protein, with product MKKSLLLLALCAFAGQLAAADMPAACEEYKKVSYAFIDTMEKQAKAQGEKDFDAAATRKEFEAEYADIKKLGKKEQEAKCNQGIAEVKELENMLKTIGVINQI
- a CDS encoding SLAC1 anion channel family protein, giving the protein MKTQDEKAPKNSWLQNFPIMFYTVVMGLGGLALAYERLNLIFGISGWIFEVLRWTASLAYTVISALYAAKIIRYPQAFTAEFSHPVRVNFFATFSVSTLLIAALWKDFTPVYGVLFYVGIVFQGIISLYVVSFWIKNNILISHSNPAWFIPIVGNLLVPLAAPAGSELAWYYFGVGIFFWPVLFAVLFYRIIFHDQMPQKFIPTLFIVIAPPAMAFLDYTKLTANFDAPAKIMLYVTLFFALLILFMFKSFLRLKFFLSWWAFTFPTAAASIALLRAYELSGLKFFLLAGSAGFAILCVFIGIVGFYTIKAILRAEICVAE
- a CDS encoding Crp/Fnr family transcriptional regulator, whose protein sequence is MLQNELENVLIERFLSKFSLSGEDERAVLEGAVLKSFKKDETIYTKDGCQGYAILACGRMRGFVSTSNFKEITVFSLSRGDSCMLCAFCSFGALQVEINLQIEEDTQMILIPKKLFKRLRESYPQVANHALELVAGRFSAAINVMEQALFMPLAQRIINFLEQNGACRGLKITHEQIANHLGSAREAVSRVLKEMQKQGRIEQKRGVVTLK
- a CDS encoding NAD(P)/FAD-dependent oxidoreductase, which codes for MKSIGRRGALKILGAAGLAAAGVASVDKLNAGENEDIRSNILIIGGGLGGISLAAKLRRDMPNAALTILDKDEYFYYQPGFTLIAAGVYLPEDITYEKANLIPEGVTWIKQNAASIEPSSNSVTLEDGSNLTYDYLVIASGTEYEFENVKGINAEDVGNGAITSIYTIPGALHMTQMMKKLGKEGGKAVFSDNKTPMKCSGANKKVTLLTEDMARNLGGRDKLDIAIYSGARTIFSSPIYAKMIEGMLEERDVKYFTSHQLVEVDKSANIAVFERYMPYRENGEDKLAKELVEVKFDFLHLVPRMKASKIYANAGLSVEKGDVAGNWISLTRETLQHSKFKNIFAIGDVCGFPAGKTGASIRKMYPVLAQNLADVIKGHEPSAKYGGYTACPLLTKFGKAVMVEFNWTGKPEPTIACMGATRESYLNWAMKLYMMKPMVMQGMIRGLA
- a CDS encoding YgaP family membrane protein, which translates into the protein MQNIGILDKTIRLIIAAIWIYVFGFVCLSWWWLVGLVPLLTAVYGYCPLYKFFGINTCKKCKTEERSDAKQKN
- a CDS encoding YgaP family membrane protein; translated protein: MQSKRTRIAKVLIGLAIMIAGVAFGNWWGLVGLVPFAVGVTGFCPACYFLNRCSLKR